DNA sequence from the Oncorhynchus nerka isolate Pitt River linkage group LG9b, Oner_Uvic_2.0, whole genome shotgun sequence genome:
GGAGGGGGTGCGGTCTAGGCATCAAACAGAACCGGAGGGGGTGCGGTCTAGGCATCAAACAGAACCGGAGGGTGCGGTCTAGGCATCAAACAGAACCGGAGGGTGCGGTCTAGGCATCAAACGGAACCGGAGGGGTGCGGTCTAGGCATCAAACGGAACCGGAGGGGTGCGGTCTAGGCATCAAACGGAACCGGAGGGGGTGCGGTCTAGGCATCAAACGGAACCGGAGGGGGTGCGGTCTAGGCATCAAACGGAACCGGAGGGGTGCGGTCTAGGCATCAAACGGAACCGGAGGGTGCGGTCTAGGCATCAAACGGAGCCGGAACGGAACCGGAGGGGGTGCGGTCTAGGCATCAAACGGAGCCGGAGGGTGCGGTCTAGGCATCAAACGGAGCCGGAGGGTGCGGTCTAGGCATCAAACGGAGCCGGAGGGTGCGGTCTAGGCATCAAACGGAGCCGGAGGGTGCGGTCTAGGCATCAAACGGAGCCGGAGGGTGCGGTCTAGGCATCAAACGGAACCGGAGGGGGTGCGGTCCTAGACATCAAACGGAACCGGAGGGGGTGCGGTCTAGGCATCAAACGGAACCGGAGGGGGTGTGGTCTAGACATCAAACAGAACCGGAGGGTGCGGTCTAGGCATCAAACGGAACCGGAGGGGGTGTGGTCTAGACATCAAACGGAACCGGAGGGTGCGGTCTAGACATCAAACGGAACCGGAGGGTGTGGTCTAGGCATCAAACGGAACCGGAGGGGGGTGCGGTCTAGACATCAAACGGAACCGGGAGGGGTGCGGTCTAGACATCAAACGGAGCATCAAAGACATCAAACGGAACCGGAGGGGGTGCGGTCTAGGCATCAAACGGAGCCGGAGGGGGTGCGGTCTAGACATCAAACGGAACCGGAGGGGGTGCGGTCTAGGCATCAAACGGAGCCGGAGGGGGCATCAAACAGCCGGAGCCGGGAGGGTCTAGCAGTTAAAGAAACATGTTTAGGCATCAAACGGAACCGGAGGGTGTGGTTCCCAGACATCAAACGGAACCGGAGGGGGTGCCCCTTCTAGTCCTAGGCATCAAACGGAACCGGAGGGGGTGCGGTCTAGACATCAAACGGAACCGGAGGGGTGCGACTAGACATCAAACGGAACCGGAGGGTGTGGTCTAGACATCAAACGGAACCGGAGGGTGCGGTCTAGACATCAAACGGAACCGGAGAGACATCAAACGGAGCCGGAGGGGTGGTCTAGACATCAAACGGAGCCGGTCTAAGGCATCAAGCGGAGTCGGAGGGGGTGACAGGTCTAGGCATCAAACAGAGGCATCAAACGGAGCCGGAGGAGTGCGGTCTAGGCATCAAACAGAACCGGAGGGTGCGGTCTAGGCATCAAACAGAACCGGAGGGGTGATGGTCTAGGCATCAAACAGAACCGGAGGGGTGTGAGTCTAGGCATCAAACAGAACCGGAGGGGTGTGGTCTAGGCATCAAACAGAACCGGAGGGGGTGTGGTCTAGGCATCAAACAGAACCGGAGGGGGTGTGGTCTAGGCATCAAACAGAACCGGAGGGGGTGTGGTCTAGGCATCAAACAGAACCGGAGGGGGTGTGGTCTAGGCATCAAACAGAACCGGAGGGGGTGTGGTCTAGCAGTTAAAGAAACATGTTTGTAACGGGGGATCCTGAGCAGGAACTCTCACCGTCTGTGGCGATGCATCGTGACACCAGTTCCCAAAGCACCAGCCCCATAGCATACATATCGATCCTCAGGAAGGAGTCTCTCTGGAAGTTTATAGCCCCTTCTAGAACCTCAGGGGCCATGTAACGCCACGTACCCacctggaggagggagagtgaacgacagagagagagggggagagagagataacgacagagagagagggggagagagagagagggggagagagagagagggggagagagagagataacgacagagagagagataacgacagagagagagagataacgacagagagagagataacgacagagagagggagagagataacgacagagagagagagataacgacagagagagagataacgacagcgagagagagataacgacagagagagagagataacgacAGCGAGAgataacgacagagagagagagagagagagagagataacgacagagagagaggggagagagagagagagaggggagagataacgacagagagagagaggagataacgacagagagagggggggagaacgACAGAGAGTGATaacgacagagagagggagcgagagataaCGACAGAGCGGGGGGAGATaacgacagagagagggggagagataacgacaggggggagagataaacagagagagagagataacgacagagagagaggggagagataacgacagagagagaggggagagataacgacagagagagagggagagataacgacagagagagagggggagagataacgacagagagagaggggagagataacgacagagagagagggagagagagataacgacagagagagagggagagagagataacgacagagagagagaggaggagagagagagggggagagagataacgacagagagagagagagagagagagagataacgacagagagagagggggagagataacgacagagagagagagagggggagagagataacgacagagagagagataacgacagaaagagagagagggagagagagataacgacagagagagagagagataacgacagagagagataacgacagagagagagagagggagagataacgacagagagagagagggagagataacgacagagagagagagggagagataacgacagagagagagaggagagataacgacagagagagagagggagagataacgacagagagagagagagggagagataacggGAGAgataacgacagagagagagagggagagataacgacagagagagagataccgacagagggagagataacgacagagggagagagagataaagtagagcgagagagagagagacagaaagtaaaacaagagagagagagagaaggcaagtaAGTAATTgtaagacctgtgtgtgtgtgtgttaaactacCTGTCCGTGGGTGTCTCCTGGAGGTTTCCCCGGCTCAAACCGGACAGCCAAACCAAAGTCTCCGATGACGGCTGTCAGATCACGTCTCAACATCACGTTCTTACTCTTGAAGTCCCTGGGAAACATAGTTTATATATAACCCGTAGgcttgatatacagtgccttgcgaaagtattcggcccccttgaactttccgaccttttgccacatttcaggcttcaaatataaagatataaaactgtatttttttgtgaagaatcaacaacaagtgggacacaatcatgaagtggaacgacatttattggatatttcaaacttttttaacaattcaaaaacttaaaaattgggcgtgcaaaattattcagcccccttaagttaatactttgtagcgccaccttttgctgcgattacagctgtaagtcacttggggtatgtctctataagttttgcacatcgagagactgacattttttctcattcctccttgcaaaacagctcgagctcagtgaggttggatggagagcatttgtgaacagcagttttcagttctttccacagattctcgattggattcaggtctggactttgacttggccattctaacacctggatatgtttgtttttgaaccattccattgtagattttgctttatgttttggatcattgtcttgttggaagacaaatctccgtcccagtctcaggtcttttgcagactccatcaggttttcttccagaatggtcctgtatttggctccatccatcttcccatcaattttaaccatcttccctgtccctgctgaagaaaagcatgcccaaaccatgatgctgccaccaccatgtttgacagtggggatggtgtgttcagggtgatgagctgtgttgcttttacgccaaacataacgttttgcattgttgccaaaagttcaattttggtttcatctgaccagagcaccttcttccacatgtttggtgtgtctcccaggtggcttgtggcaaactttaaacaacaatttttatggatatctttaagaaatggctttcttcttgccactcttccataaaggccagatttgtgcaatatacgactgtttgttgtcctatggacagagtctcccacctcagctgtagatctctgcagttcatccagagtgatcatgggcctcttggctgcatctctgatcagtcttctccttgtatgagctgaaagtttagagggacggccaggtcttggtagatttgcagtggtctgatactccttccatttcaatattatcgcttgcacagtgctccttgggatgtttaaagcttgggaaatctttttgtatccaaatccggctttaaacttcttcacaacagtatctcggacctgcctggtgtgttccttgttcttcatgatgctctctgcacttttaacggacctctgagactatcacagtgcaggtgcatttatacggagacttgattacacacaggtggattgtatttatcatcattagtcatttaggtcaacattggatcattcagagatcctcactgaacttctggagagagtttgctgcactgaaagtaaaggggctgaataattttgcacgcccaatttttcagtttttgatttgttaaaaaagtttgaaatatccaataaatgtcgttccacttcatgattgagtcccacttgttgttgattcttcacaaaaaaaatacagttttatatatttatgtttgaagcctgaaatgtggcaaaaggtcgcaaagttcaagggggccgaatacgttcgcaaggcactgtattattATGTTTATCTAAGCAGGTAAGTTATTGACTTTGAAAACACACGATGTCACCTGTGTGCTATGGTGGGTTTGGGGCCTTCTCCCTTGTTGATGGCTGTGTCTTCATGGAGGTAGGCCAGACCACGGGACATCGTCTCAGCAATATGACACATTTCAGACCAGGTCACTGTACGGTCCTTCAGATGGTCAGTCAACGaaccctgtacacacacacacacacacacgaacgcagATGCACACAGACTTGGTTAAAAAAGAGGTTTTTGACTATGGCTTAGATAACAAACTGGAATAGACCAcaatataaaacacaacatgccCTTCTATAAATGAATAGATTAATTTATTGATAAATGAATTGATCGATTGGCTGTATTTCCTCACCCGCTCATGGAATTCCATGATGAGCCAGAGTTCCGTCTCCATGTTGCTGCCGTGTTTCTCCGCAGCGATGTAACGAAGCAGGTTCTCATGTCTCATACCAGGAGTCAGGAAGATATCCCTCTCATTCTGCCACGACTGCTTGTCCTGCACACCCATACAATCACATGTTATAATGGAAACTTAcagggtcggcagggtagcctcgtggttagagcgttgggtcagtaatcGAAAGgtcgctggatcgaatccctgatctgacaaggtaaaataATCTATAGTCGTGCCCACTgtttccccgggcgccgaagacgtggatgtcgattaaggcagcccccccgcacctctctgattcagaggggttgggttaaatgcggaagacacatttcagttgtacaactaactAGGTATTTCCCTCTCCCATTTCTATTTTAATCAAATTAAATCACAATACATTTATGAAACTCTATTTACACAAGTAGGATCCCGTAACCTTAGATCCCCAAAGCACAAGCAGTAGCACAGTGGAAAAGTCCCGAGAAGGAAGAGACCTCAAGAGGAACCAGGTTCAGCGGCGAATCATTTCTGCTATCACCCGTACTCACCCAGGGCTGAATGTTACTATCCcatagaccaggggtgtcaaacataaaACCCGCGGGGAGTTTGAGTCAAGAGCTCGTTTAACCCTCTAGATGTCCATCAGAAATCTAATTTATCATCATAAAAAAATTCCACCAGAAAAATCTCtagtttaagctagagatctcAATGTACTTTCAAACGACGACAAACAAAATGGAAACCGTGTAGTCACGACAACGGACCACCAGCACATTCATACAGTGGGTCTTCACTGTCCAGTTAAGAACCACCAAGTCGTCAAAAATTAACCAAGGAAATATCACCCTCCGGACCTCATTAAAGACTGAATGTCCCCCCTCTAACTGTAACcccgggagggggggggggggtaatttgAGGCCCCTGCCATAGACTAAAACCCCGCATGTCTTACCCGAACAGGGAAGACCTTCACAGCCACGTATTCACTCATCAGCTGAGCCTTCCACACACAGCCGAAGCGCCCCCTTGCCTTCACCTCCAATAACTGCAGAGGCTTCAGCCCCAccatgggagagggaggggtttgCCGAGGGTcctgacagacagaggggagaaaaCGCTACAACCTGAAGAACAAGTCCATATCACACTCCATCAATTCTCTGATTCTTTCCTTGATCTCCTGTATGTGTTGAGCTGTGTTTACATAGGCagtccaattctgatcttttgacgataatttgtcttttgaccaatcagatcagatcttttgccaataatttgccttttgaccaatcagatcagatctTTTGCCAAGAATTaggcaaaatatcagaattgggctgcctgtgtaaacaaagCCGTTGTTCCTATCAGATGATATGGCCACAGgggggcctgatcctagatcagattaTATGGCcacaggggggacctgatcctagatcagatgaTATGGCCAGACCTCAGATTATATGGCcacaggggggacctgatcctagatcagatgggccacctgattctagatcagaTGATATGATGATCCTAGATCAGATGATATGGccagacctgatcctagatcagatgaTATGGCcacaggggggacctgatcagATGATATGCCACAGGGGGCCTGATCCTAGATGATATGGCCACGGGCGATCCTAGATTGATATGGCCACAGGGGggcgacctgatcctagatcagattaTATGGCCACAGGGGGGGCTgatcctgatcctagatcagattaTTATGGCCAcagggggggacctgatcctagatcagatgaTATGGCCAcagggggggacctgatcctagatcagattaTATGGccacagggggacctgatcctagatcagattaTATGGCCATTCTAGATCAGATTATATGGCCAcagggggggacctgatcctagaacaGATGATATGGCCACaggggggggacctgatcctagatcagcactagtTAAGTGGTGTGAGCTCACCTCAAGGAGGTCAACATGTCCGTAGGGTGGTTTGTGCTGCCGGTACATCCACAGGGCAAGTagcagagtcagagacagaacacacagagatagCACACTGAACACCAGGCTATTCAACAGAGATGGCACTCTGGGAGGGGGGCGGATTTTCACTAGGAAGGAGAACAGATCACAGAAGATGAAAATCAATCAGTTACAATCAAACTTTAACAATATCTTCATTTATTTTACTTGTGGTATATTGTGATGCCTGATATCCAGTCTATATGATTTGTGTTCTGActctaaataaataaaacattttttttttttttttttttttttaaatttaagaaCGGGTTTCAAAGTTCATGTCCACTCACCTCTGTTGCCGGCGGCAACGAGGTCAGGCAGGTGTGTGAACCTCTCATTGCAGTAGTTCCCCTCACAGCAGCAGAAGAACACCTGGGGGTTCTCTTCCATGGACACACACTTCTGCCtgacgagacacacacacacacacacacacacacacacacacacacacattatttacaAGATCTATTAGTCCCAAACGTTCCTCACATTTTTCTGTAGCAGTGCTAGGATGATTTGAGTAAGGCCATTGTGACATCATGGTGCTACATAGTTGATCTGTGATTGATTTGTATTGCCATAGTATTGCCTTGAGGCATTTTTTTTGTAATTACACAAATGGAATCAGGACCAGTACATCCTATCCCGTGTGTCCTATCATAACACACACTTAAGTCAAAaagtgtctggtacctggcatagcaggtggtaagtagtgtctggtacctagcagttggtaagtagtgtctggtacctagcagttggtaagtagtgtctggtacctagcagttggtaagtagtgtctggtacctagcagttggtaagtagtgtctggtacctagcagttggtaagtagtgcctggtacctgtcatatcagttggtaagtagtgcctggtacctggcataacagttggtaagtagtgcctggtacctggcagttggtaagtagtgcctggtacctggcagttggtaagtagtgcctggtacctggcatagcagttggtaagtagtgcctggtacctgtcatagcagttggtaagtagtgcctggtacctgtcatagcagttggtaagtagtgtctggtacctggcatagcagttggtaagtagtgcctggtacctggcagttggtaagtagtgcctggtacctggcagttggtaagtagtgcctggtacctggcatagcagttggtaagtagtgcctggtacctgtcatagcagttggtaagtagtgcctggtacctggcagttggtaagtagtgtctggtacctagcaggtggtaagtagtgtctggtaccagtcatagcagttggtaagtagtgcctggtacctagcaggtggtaagtagtgcctggtacctgtcatagcagttggtaagtagtgtctggtacctgtcatagcagttggtaagtagtgtctggtacctggcatagcagttggtaagtagtgcctggtacctggcagttggtaagtagtgtctagtaccagtcatagcagttggtaagtagtgtctggtacctagcaggtggtaagtagtgtctggtacctgtcatagcagttggtaagtagtgtctggtacctggcatagcagttggtaagtagtgcctggtacctggcagttggtaagtagtgtctagtACCTAGCaggtggtaagtagtgtctggtacctgtcatagcagttggtaagtagtgtctggtacctggcatagcagttggtaagtagtgtctggtacctagcaggtggtaagtagtgtctggtacctgtcatagcagttggtaagtagtgtctggtacctggcatagcagttggtatgtagtgcctggtacctgtcatagcagttggtaggtagtgtctggtacctggcatagcagttggtaagtagtgcctggtacctggcatagcaggtGGTAAGTAGAGCCTggtacctgtcatagcagttggtaagtagagcctggtacctgtcatagcagttggtatgtagtgcctggtacctagcagttggtaagtagtgtctggtacctagcagttggtaagtagtgcctggtacctagcagttggtaagtagtgtctggtacctggcagttggtaagtagtgtctggtacctagcagttggtaagtagtgcctggtacctggcataacagttggtaagtagtgtctggtacctggcatagcagttggtaagtagtgcctggtacctagcagttggtaagtagtgcctggtacctagcagttggtaagtagtgtctggtacctggcatagcagttggtaagtagtgcctggttcctagcagttggtaagtagtgtctggtacctggcatagcagttggtaagtagtgcctggtacctggcataacagttggtaagtagtgcctggtacctggcagttggtaagtagtgcctggtacctggcagttggtaagtagtgcctggtacctggcatagcagttggtaagtagtgtctggtacctagcagttggtaagtagtgcctggtacctgtcatagcagttggtaagtagtgtctggtacctgtcatagcagttggtaagtagtgtctggtacctgtcatagcagttggtaagtagtgtctggtacctgtcatagcagttggtaagtagtgtctggtacctagcagttggtaagtagtgtctggtacctggcatagcagttggtaagtagtgcctggtacctggcatagcagttggtaagtaagtgcctggtacctggcataacagttggtaagtagtgcctggtacctagcagttggtaagtagtgtctggtacctagcagttggtaaatagtgcctggtacctggcatagcagttggtaagtagtgtctggtacctggcatagcagttggtaagtagtgcctggtacctgtcatagcagttggtaagtagtgtctggtacctgtcatagcagttggtaagtagtgtctggtacctggcatagcagttggtaagtagtgcctggtacctggcagttggtaagtagtgtctagtaccagtcatagcagttggtaagtagtgtctggtacctagcaggtggtaagtagtgtctggtacctgtcatagcagttggtaagtagtgtctggtacctggcatagcagttggtaagtagtgcctggtacctggcagttggtaagtagtgtctagtACCTAGCaggtggtaagtagtgtctggtacctgtcatagcagttggtaagtagtgtctggtacctggcatagcagttggtaagtagtgtctggtacctagcaggtggtaagtagtgtctggtacctggcatagcagttggtatgtagtgcctggtacctgtcatagcagttggtaggtagtgtctggtacctgtcatagcagttggtaggtagtgtctggtacctggcatagcagttggtaagtagtgcctggtacctggcatagcaggtGGTAAGTAGAGCCTggtacctgtcatagcagttggtaagtagtgcctggtacctgtcatagcagttggtaagtagtgcctggtacctagcagttggtaagtagtgtctggtacctagcagttggtaagtagtgcctggtacctagcagttggtaagtagtgtctggtacctggcagttggtaagtagtgtctggtacctggcagcagttggtaagtagtgcctggtacctggcataacagttggtaagtagtgtctggtacctggcatagcagttggtaagtagtgcctggtacctggcagttggtaagtagtgcctggtacctagcagttggtaagtagtgcctggtacctggcatagcagttggtaagtagtgcctggttcctagcagttggtaagtagtgtctggtacctggcatagcagttggtaagtagtgcctggtacctggcataacagttggtaagtagtgcctggtacctggcagttggtaagtagtgcctggtacctggcagttggtaagtagtgcctggtacctggcatagcagttggtaagtagtgtctggtacctagcagttggtaagtagtgcctggtacctgtcatagcagttggtaagtagtgtctggtacctgtc
Encoded proteins:
- the LOC115125065 gene encoding activin receptor type-2B-like; this translates as MAFSWLTCSLLLGTLCAGWGHGDVETRDCVYYNDNWRTERTNQSGVERCEGEKDKRLHCYSSWLNVSGTIKLLKKGCWLDDFNCYDRQKCVSMEENPQVFFCCCEGNYCNERFTHLPDLVAAGNRVKIRPPPRVPSLLNSLVFSVLSLCVLSLTLLLALWMYRQHKPPYGHVDLLEDPRQTPPSPMVGLKPLQLLEVKARGRFGCVWKAQLMSEYVAVKVFPVRDKQSWQNERDIFLTPGMRHENLLRYIAAEKHGSNMETELWLIMEFHERGSLTDHLKDRTVTWSEMCHIAETMSRGLAYLHEDTAINKGEGPKPTIAHRDFKSKNVMLRRDLTAVIGDFGLAVRFEPGKPPGDTHGQVGTWRYMAPEVLEGAINFQRDSFLRIDMYAMGLVLWELVSRCIATDGTVGEFMLPFEEEIGQHTSLQELQDVVVHKKMRPVFKDTWLKHPGLSQLCETIEECWDHDAEARLSAGCVEERVSQIARTTVSTTSDCPVAVVMSVTVDDDLPPKESGT